The nucleotide sequence TCCTGGCCAGCACACCTCCATTTCCAGGTGACTGACGCTCGCTCTCAGCCCATACGTAAAGTTTCTTCTTTGGTACAGCTGTTGCCTGGTCTCACCCCAACACATTAATTTCGCAAGCTTTATATACGTTCAGCAGGTTTGGTTTGCGGGAGAGTGGCTGGGACCACATTTTGTCACAGTATGTCAATTAATACcggaaaaaggaaagaaataccCTTCCACTTCCAAATGtggttatttattttggaaagagagagagaaaaagggagggTGCTTGACTGACTATGAGTATAAAAGCTGTCCATTTTCCACAAGTGGAAATCTTCCCTTTCTGGATGATGCTAAAACCAACCTCAGCCAGAGGTGACTTCTACCCCGGAAACGTAGCCGCATTTGACTTCACAACAAACACTAATTTTTCCGGAACAATCCCACGGACCCATCTCCCAGCACCTTTGTTTCATGGTGAGacaaagacagatttttcaCCCCAGAAACATCCTCTGCCATGGAGCCCTGTTCCAGCTGCCACCGTGGCACCAGCAGTCACCTGCCCCTTTGGTTGCCTCTAGCACCATGTCCCCACACTCGCTGTGCCCGGTGCACCACCCCAGCATGCAGGGATGTCCACATGGTCCCCACATCCAGGACCTgccaccccctgtccccatccccagcctctGCAACCCCTTCCCATGCTGCGCTGGAACAAGCCGTGGCCAGGGCTGATGCCACCGGTGGGCGAAGGTGATGGGAAAGCGGAGCTCTCCGATGGAAAGGACACCTTGCTTGGCCTTTCGGCACCTGAcgagggagctgcagctgcccccctccacaaaaaaaacaacaccatttCACTGCAGCCCCACCATCAGGTGACACCCGACAGCAGAGGAGCCGGCAGAAGGCCCACACCGGTACAAAAGACGCAGCAGGCAAACCTCGCGTCCCGACGCTCGCACTGAGGTGAGCACACGTGGGCACCCGTGAGCCCCAGAGAcaccccagagcccccaaaGCCGTGGGCCATCggaggaggaaagcaaagcgCAGGGCACGTACCCAGCCTCCGTTGTCCTGGATCCAGTTGTGCAGGTGCCGGTTCAGGTACTCGGTCATCCAGGCAGCGATGCTGTCCACCAGGGGAGACATCTCCCGGTTGACGCTCTCGACGCACATCACGCCGCCGAACTCGAAGAAGGCCACGATCCGGCCCCAGTTCACCCCGTCTCGGAAGAGCTCCTCCACCACGGCCACGAAGCGGCCTCTGGCCGTGAAAGGCGTCAGGTGCAGCTGGCCGGACATCTGGGCGAAGTCCCGCTGGTAGCGGCGGGAGAACTCGTCCCCGGCCTGGCGCAGGGCAAGGTGGACcacggggggcgcggggcgcagCCCCTCGCCCGGGGGCGCCTCGCTAGCAGCAGCCgagccggggggctcggggtgcGGGGACAGCAGCCCGGCAGGGCGGTGGCGGGAGGgagtcccagcagcagcaaccgcagcagcagcaggagcgaGAGCCGTAGGCGCGGGCGCCCTGTCCTCGCCGGCAGCCCAGTCGTATCCCCTCTGCGAGAGTTTATAGTGGATGTACTTCAGCACTATCTCCCGGTTATCGTAGCCTCTTCTCCCGGGATGAGCCATGATTTCCGAGAGGGAGCAgcaagaggaagggagagaggaagaagaggagcagGATGAACCCAAAAAAGTAAAGCAgccaataataataaatttaataacaCCAAAAATTATAATCCAGTTACGGTATCGGGCATGGTTTCATTCATGGTGACGTGGGGGAGTTCCCAGGGTCTCGGAGGTACGTTTGTCTTCTCAGTGTTGCCTCCTCGCTTTGAGATGCACGGTATAAATACGGGTTAAAAAACGCTGTAAATACTTTACTTCCAGACGCACATTTATTACTTATTATAAACCTACTTTAGAAAACACTTCCTCCTCGGTGCTgagacacattttaaaaaatattatacttATTCAAAATCAGGTGCATTTTCCCCTAGGTGCCGAGCTACCGGGGACACGGAGGAGCGGGCGAACGCACACCGTCAAAGCTGCAATTCAACGCGATCTGCTAAGCAGCCTTGGATGAACGTTAATCCAACGCCCTTTAAGCTAGAAACCTCGACACCGCTCTTTTAAGTTACACAAACTAAATTTCCTCTGTAAAGTACTTACTTGGGACTATAAATATGTTCCTCTGTCAAgtttcctctaaaaaaaaaaattgcaacgACAAAACCCAAACATCGCCAAGTCTTCAGAAACGTTAAGCTCCGGCCGCTTTGATGCTTCAAGTCACCGAGGGGATGGGAAAGGGGCAAAAAAAACCCAGGATCGCTACGATTTCCAATGTTTTTTCCCAGACTCCCGTTTAACAGGCATCTCCGGCGATCTGTCAAAGCTCAGAAAATCCCGCCTCGGAGCCCAGGGAGGCGAACAGCCCCGGAGAGACGGAAAATCCTGGAGACCAGCTGAAGCACATTTGAAGGCAGGCTCTCGCAGAAGTGC is from Anser cygnoides isolate HZ-2024a breed goose chromosome 2, Taihu_goose_T2T_genome, whole genome shotgun sequence and encodes:
- the BCL2 gene encoding apoptosis regulator Bcl-2 → MAHPGRRGYDNREIVLKYIHYKLSQRGYDWAAGEDRAPAPTALAPAAAAVAAAGTPSRHRPAGLLSPHPEPPGSAAASEAPPGEGLRPAPPVVHLALRQAGDEFSRRYQRDFAQMSGQLHLTPFTARGRFVAVVEELFRDGVNWGRIVAFFEFGGVMCVESVNREMSPLVDSIAAWMTEYLNRHLHNWIQDNGGWDAFVELYGNSMRPLFDFSWISLKTILSLVLVGACITLGAYLGHK